A genomic segment from Limosilactobacillus sp. encodes:
- the topA gene encoding type I DNA topoisomerase — MATKTTASKTSKKTTKKRTTRRAKPKKKLVIVESPSKAKTIGRFLGRSYKVVASLGHVRDLPKSRMGVDVENNYQPDYISIRGKGDVIKELRKDAKNAKAVYLASDPDREGEAIAWHVSNILKLDDKDKNRVTFNEITKDAVKEAFKEPRTINMDLVDAQQARRVLDRLVGYSISPILWKKVKKGLSAGRVQSVALNLIIKRENEIKNFQPEEYWTIDAEFQHGRDKFSASFYGENGKKLPLHNNAAVQAVLGKLDRRKNFTITKVTRRERKRLPQPPYTTSTMQQDANRRLNFRTRKTMMAAQMLYEGIDIKEGAPVGLITYMRTDSTRIASIAKHEASQFIHEQYGGDFAAVKPVKGKLPEGAQDAHEAIRPTSVYRTPAKMKPYLTNDQYKLYSLIWSRFVASQMTAQVVDTMTVDLEQNKVDFRATGSKVKFPGFTKVYKRGEEKDNLLPDLNEGDAAKMVSDNPAQHFTQPPARYTEAALIKTLEQNGVGRPSTYAPTLDTIQRRYYVRLVSRHFEPTELGEIVNQIIEKQFPEIVNAKFTADVEGELDQVEAGKRNWVKVVDGFYQPFSKEVKDAEDQVAKIQMRDELAGMDCEICGAPMVVKMGRYGKFYACSRFPKCRNTRAIVKDTGVTCPKCHQGTVVERKSKKNRVFYGCSRYPDCDFVSWDKPIGRDCPKDGHFLVEKKVKGGKQVVCPNGDYKEEIQK, encoded by the coding sequence ATGGCAACCAAAACAACAGCAAGTAAAACAAGCAAGAAGACGACGAAGAAGCGCACCACCCGGCGGGCCAAGCCCAAAAAGAAATTGGTGATCGTCGAATCGCCGTCGAAGGCGAAGACGATCGGCCGCTTTTTGGGCCGGTCCTACAAGGTGGTCGCCAGCCTCGGCCACGTCCGCGACCTGCCCAAGAGCCGGATGGGGGTCGACGTTGAAAACAACTACCAACCGGACTACATCTCAATCCGGGGCAAGGGGGACGTCATCAAGGAACTGCGCAAGGACGCCAAAAACGCCAAGGCGGTCTACCTGGCATCGGACCCCGACCGGGAAGGAGAGGCCATTGCCTGGCACGTTTCCAACATTCTCAAGCTGGACGACAAGGACAAAAACCGGGTAACCTTCAACGAAATCACTAAGGACGCGGTCAAGGAGGCCTTTAAAGAACCCCGGACGATCAACATGGACCTGGTCGATGCCCAGCAGGCACGGCGGGTCCTCGACCGGCTGGTGGGGTATTCCATCAGCCCGATCCTCTGGAAGAAAGTTAAGAAGGGGCTCAGTGCCGGCCGGGTCCAGTCCGTGGCCCTCAACTTGATCATCAAGCGGGAAAACGAGATTAAAAACTTCCAACCGGAAGAGTACTGGACGATCGATGCTGAATTCCAGCACGGCCGGGATAAGTTTAGTGCCAGCTTCTACGGCGAAAACGGTAAGAAGCTGCCCCTTCACAACAACGCGGCTGTTCAGGCGGTCTTAGGCAAGCTCGACCGGCGCAAGAACTTTACGATTACCAAGGTGACCCGGCGCGAACGCAAGCGACTGCCGCAACCGCCTTACACGACCTCGACCATGCAGCAGGATGCCAACCGGCGCCTGAATTTCCGGACCCGGAAGACGATGATGGCGGCCCAGATGCTTTACGAAGGGATCGATATCAAGGAAGGGGCCCCGGTTGGACTGATTACCTACATGCGGACGGACTCAACCCGGATTGCCTCAATCGCCAAGCATGAGGCCTCCCAGTTTATCCATGAGCAGTACGGTGGCGACTTTGCGGCCGTCAAGCCGGTCAAGGGCAAGCTGCCGGAGGGGGCCCAGGACGCCCACGAGGCGATCCGGCCGACCTCGGTCTACCGGACCCCGGCCAAGATGAAGCCCTACCTGACGAACGACCAGTACAAGCTCTACAGCCTGATCTGGTCCCGTTTCGTAGCCAGTCAGATGACCGCCCAGGTGGTGGACACGATGACGGTTGACCTGGAGCAAAACAAGGTCGATTTCCGGGCCACCGGTTCTAAGGTTAAGTTCCCCGGCTTTACCAAGGTTTACAAGCGGGGGGAGGAAAAGGATAACCTCCTGCCGGACTTAAACGAAGGCGACGCGGCCAAGATGGTCAGCGACAACCCGGCCCAGCACTTTACCCAGCCACCAGCCCGCTATACCGAAGCGGCCCTGATCAAGACCCTGGAGCAAAATGGGGTGGGCCGGCCGTCAACCTACGCGCCGACCCTGGACACGATCCAGCGGCGGTACTATGTGCGGCTGGTTTCCCGGCACTTTGAACCGACGGAACTCGGCGAGATCGTCAACCAGATCATTGAAAAGCAGTTCCCAGAGATCGTCAACGCCAAGTTTACCGCTGACGTCGAAGGGGAATTGGACCAGGTTGAAGCCGGCAAGCGCAACTGGGTCAAGGTGGTCGACGGCTTCTACCAGCCCTTCTCCAAGGAGGTCAAGGACGCCGAGGACCAGGTCGCCAAGATCCAGATGCGTGACGAGCTGGCGGGGATGGACTGTGAGATCTGCGGGGCCCCAATGGTGGTCAAAATGGGGCGCTACGGCAAGTTCTATGCCTGCTCGCGCTTCCCGAAGTGTCGCAACACCAGGGCAATCGTCAAGGATACCGGCGTGACCTGCCCGAAGTGTCACCAGGGGACCGTCGTCGAGCGCAAGTCCAAGAAGAACCGGGTCTTTTACGGCTGCTCTCGTTATCCGGACTGCGACTTCGTTTCCTGGGACAAGCCAATCGGCCGGGACTGCCCAAAGGATGGGCACTTCCTGGTTGAAAAGAAGGTCAAGGGTGGCAAGCAGGTTGTCTGCCCGAATGGAGACTACAAGGAAGAAATTCAGAAGTGA
- a CDS encoding aldose 1-epimerase family protein produces the protein MISLHNDQLTVEINELGAQLHSIKRQGEATEYLWQGDAASWGRQAPILFPFVGRLKDDQYVFEGQTYHQTQHGFARDRRFAVVEQESDRVVFEQHDDEQTRAAFPFAFRLFVTVELVWDSVHVDYRVENPDGQRTLVYAIGAHPGFNMPLTAGQDFDQIQLSVDPAGEYSRIVLDGPYNDSNHPQFIDMTKPLTLNHELFAHDAVIFKTAGSNFTATLHDPAGQHGVSVTTRGTQYVGVWSAYPAKANFVCVEPWWGIADNVNADGQLLHKQDMHRLAPGQTADYRFSIRPF, from the coding sequence ATGATTTCTTTGCACAATGATCAGTTGACGGTGGAAATTAATGAGCTGGGTGCCCAGCTGCACAGCATCAAGCGCCAGGGGGAGGCAACCGAGTACCTCTGGCAGGGGGATGCGGCCAGTTGGGGACGGCAGGCGCCGATCCTCTTTCCCTTTGTTGGTCGTCTAAAGGATGATCAGTACGTCTTTGAGGGACAAACCTACCACCAGACCCAGCATGGCTTTGCCCGGGACCGGCGTTTCGCCGTAGTGGAGCAGGAAAGCGACCGGGTAGTCTTCGAACAGCACGACGACGAGCAGACGCGGGCGGCCTTTCCCTTCGCCTTTCGTCTGTTCGTCACCGTGGAATTAGTATGGGATTCCGTTCACGTTGACTACCGGGTCGAAAATCCGGATGGTCAGCGCACCCTGGTGTACGCGATCGGTGCCCATCCGGGATTTAACATGCCGCTGACGGCTGGGCAAGACTTTGATCAGATTCAGCTGAGCGTCGACCCGGCCGGGGAATACTCCCGGATCGTTCTAGATGGCCCTTACAATGATTCCAACCATCCGCAATTCATCGACATGACCAAGCCACTGACGCTGAACCACGAGCTCTTTGCCCATGACGCCGTGATCTTCAAGACCGCGGGCAGCAACTTCACCGCTACCTTGCACGACCCGGCCGGTCAGCACGGGGTCAGCGTCACCACCCGTGGGACCCAGTACGTCGGCGTTTGGTCCGCCTACCCAGCCAAGGCGAACTTTGTCTGTGTTGAACCCTGGTGGGGGATCGCTGACAACGTCAACGCCGATGGCCAGCTGCTCCATAAACAGGACATGCACCGGCTGGCACCGGGACAGACGGCCGACTACCGCTTTAGCATCCGGCCGTTCTAA
- the plsY gene encoding glycerol-3-phosphate 1-O-acyltransferase PlsY: MTFKIIIMVVVAYLLGSIPSGLWIGQIFYHKDIRKLGSGNIGTTNTFRTLGPKAGTVVLFMDVLKGTLAACQPYFWGVSATVNPLLIGLFASLGHTASVFDHFHGGKAVATSAGILLAYNPPLFGIACLIFITTLLLTSMASCASIIGISAVFVIALCEQDWILTLVSGFLTLVVLNRHRSNIKRIFAGTESMVGFGLGHYLREHHQK; encoded by the coding sequence ATGACATTCAAAATTATCATCATGGTCGTCGTGGCCTACCTGCTGGGGTCGATCCCCTCGGGGCTGTGGATCGGCCAAATCTTTTATCACAAGGATATCCGTAAACTCGGCAGCGGCAACATTGGGACCACCAACACCTTTAGAACCCTCGGGCCCAAGGCGGGAACCGTCGTCCTCTTCATGGACGTGCTCAAGGGAACCCTGGCCGCCTGTCAGCCCTACTTCTGGGGCGTTAGTGCAACCGTCAACCCCCTCTTGATCGGGCTTTTCGCTTCGCTGGGTCACACCGCCTCGGTCTTTGACCACTTCCACGGGGGCAAGGCGGTGGCAACCAGTGCCGGGATCCTGCTGGCCTACAACCCGCCGCTTTTCGGGATCGCCTGCCTGATTTTCATCACCACCCTGCTGCTCACCAGCATGGCCAGTTGTGCCAGCATCATCGGCATCAGTGCCGTCTTCGTGATTGCCCTGTGTGAACAGGACTGGATCCTGACCCTGGTGTCCGGCTTTTTGACCCTGGTGGTTCTCAATCGCCACCGCAGCAACATTAAACGCATCTTTGCCGGAACGGAGTCGATGGTTGGCTTCGGGCTGGGCCACTACCTGCGTGAACATCACCAGAAATAA